From the genome of Bacteroides sp.:
CGGGATGGAGATTAAAGGGGTACGCTCAGTAGCTTTCAGCACCAGCGACCCCATGGCCCTGGAGCAACTTTCGCCCCCTCCCCACTATGGCGAGCACACCAGGCAAATCCTGGAAGAGTGGCTGAAACTTACCGAATCCGAAATCGATAACTTAATCAATAAAGGAGTAGTTTATGCAAGAAAAGACTAAAGGGAACCGAGTCCTCATTGATGGCTCACGCCTGATGATCGAAGCCCTGGCCCGCGCAGGGGCAGATGCCTTCATTGGGTATCCCATCACCCCTGCCAACCTGCTCTATCAGTATGGCAGCCAGCGCATGAAGCTCATGCTCCCGGCACCTGACGAGATTACCACCCTGCAATGGATGAGCGGACTCTCCGCCACCGGCAAACTGCCAGTCACGGCCACCTCTTTCCCTGGATTTGCCCTGATGGTCGAATCCATCAACATGGCTTACATGATGGAACTGCCTATGGTTATCATTCTCGTACAAAGGCTGGGCCCTGCTACCGGAACCGCGACCTGCGGAGCACAGGGCGACCTGCTCCTCCTCAGGGGCATGATTTCAGGAGGACATCCCATCCCCGTCCTGGCAACCGCCGACTTCAACGACTGCTGGGACCTCGCTGCCAAGGCTGCCGATATTGCTCAGAACCTCCGTACCCCTGTGGTGCTGCTCACCTCAAAGGAAGAAGTCATGACCCAAAAAAGTTTTGACCTCAGCACCCTCGGGGTGATCCAGCCATCGACACGAAAACTCTTCAACCTCGAGGGTGAATACAAGTCCTACAAGCCTACCGATTTTGTTCCTGATTTTCTGCCCGTCACGCAAAGCAACCATCAGGTCAGGCTCAACGCCTCAACCCATGACCTGACCGGGATTCTGCAGCACTCAAACGAAGAGTCCATGGGCAATACCCGCAAGCTTGAAGAGAAAATCGTTCAGCGGATGAAATCACATGGCTATTACACCCTCGACGAACAAAAGGATGCCAGGAAACTGATCGTGGCCTATGGAATCACCTCTTCGGCTGCCATCGATGCCACGGAAATGCTTAGAAAAAACCACGAGAAGGTTTCCCTGCTTATTCCCAAAACCATGATCCCCACCCCCGATTTCTACCTTGAACTGATGATGAAATACGAGCGGGTGGTCATCGCCGAGGAAAACATAAACCAACAGTTTGGGAGCCTGCTCTTTGGTCAGCACATTCCCGCTAACATTGCCTTTGTTGGCAGCCTGGGCAAGATGATCAGCCCCAGGGAAATTATGGAGGAGGTCACACGATGAACATTCCCTTTCTGAAAACCGATGCCTTGCCATTCTGCAAAGGCTGCGGCCACGATCTGATTGCCAAAAATACCACCAAAGCCCTCGAAAAACTGGGGTTTAACCCGCTCGATGTGATTATGGTCACCGACATTGGCTGCCACGGCATCATCGACAAATGTCTCAACACCCATACCATCCATGGTCTGCACGGCCGCTCATCAGCACTGGGGGCAGGCGTTACTTTTGGCACCGAAGAACCGGGCAAGAAGGTGATCGTCTTCATTGGCGACGGTGGTTCTACCATTGGCCTCCAGCACCTGATGGAAGCCTCACGCCTTAACCTCAACATGACCGTGGTGGTCCACGACAACTTCCTTTATGGGATGACCGGTGGGCAAACCAGTGGACTGACCCCGCATGGGTTTAATACCACTACTTCCCGCGAAGGAAACCCCTTCAGCGGTTACGATATCTGCGCCCTGGCCCATACCGCCGGTGCAAGTTATGTCAGCCGGGTCATGGGTATTGGTGACATCTCCGATAAACTGGCCGTGGCATTCTCCACCAGGGGGTTTTCACTGGTGGAAGTGCTGGAGATATGTCCCAGTTATGGCATGAAACTGAATCCAAGGCGAAAATTAAGCGAGATCGCCCAAAGCGCAGGCAAGGAAATGGGCGAATGGTTAAATAACAGGAAACCTTTCATCGCCCATCAGGGCAGAAAAACCGACAATCTGCTTGAAAAAGTCAACCCCATTGCTCCTTCATTCAAAAGCTACCTGAAGAAAACCACCTCCATGATCCTAAGTGGGTCAGCAGGCGAAGGGGTGCAGCTTGCCGCTTCAATCCTGGCGAAGGCCGCCATGCGTTCGGGCCTTTCCATCACCCAGAAAGGAAGCTATCCGGTGACCGTGGGGGTAGGGTTCTCGACGGCTGAATTGAACCTTTCTCCCGAAGAGGTCCATTTCCATGGCATCGCTGTGCCCGACATGGCGGTGATCACATCCAGCGACGGGTTGGCCCACAACAAACAGCGGATCGCTAAAATGCAGGGAGGCTACCTTTTCATCGACCAGAGCCTGGAAGTACCGCCAACGGGGGCCGAAGTCATCAGGCACGACTTCCGTGGAATGGGTGCCCGCAACGCTTCCATTTTCTCCGTATTCTTTATGGCATTGAAAACCGGGATCATCAGCACTGAGTGCCTTTTCCTGACCATCGAAGCGGAAGGCATGGGCGAAAAACTGCCCGTGGCAAAAATCAAGGAGGCATTGGTCAAATAAGATTGGCTTAGGGATCGCCGCAAACAGCGAAGTGAACCAACTGTTGACCCCTGGAGCCCGGGACAGAAGGTTTGAATTAGAATCTTCGATTAAGTCATGAGGAAAACCCCGGAGACATTCGGGGCTCTGAAAAGCAATAAAAAAGGGGATTTCTCATCCCCTTTTTTTATGGCTCAGGCTGATTCTATCTTTTTTCGAAGCACCGCCCTGAGGTGCTCCATTTCCCTTTGTTTATCCTTTAATCCATCGGTCTCATAAGCATTGACAAGGTTATTGATCATCCGCAAAATGATTTCGCAGTTACTACAGGGTTCAAAATAAGCAGGATCAGGTTCCAGATTGAGATGTTCTACAAACTTTTCCACCTCCTGCGAAGAAAACACCATCCCCCGGCTGAAAGGATTGATGTAAAACAGAACCTTGTGATCTTCCATCCGCATAGTTTCGGTGTCAAAAGCCTTCCCTGTATAGGCCAGTACAAAATGTTCGGGCAGGTTAACCCCATAGATGGGAAGGTCGAGCCCTTGTGCCACAAGCATGTATATAACACTCAGCGACAAGGGGTTACCCTTGCGACTGTGTAAAACCTGGTTGATAAAGGAATTTCCAGCAGAATGATAATTGTCGATATTACCCGTAAAACCATGGATGTCGAAAAAAACGTGGTTGAATACTTTGATCTGCTCCAGGGCTGTCAGGTTATCATTTAGCTCCAGCCAGATATCCTTGCGGATTTGATTCAATTCAAACTGAATGTCTTCCTCGTTTAACCCGGGATGTTCATACCTGGAAAGGATGGACCAGACAGAGAGCAAATCCTTGCAGCCGGGTTCAAAGGTCTGCTCCAGTTCAAGGATGATATGATCAAAGTGGATCTGGTGCATCAAGGTCTCAATCCGGCTTTGCACCAGGGGATCAAAACAATTTTCCCAGGCTTTTTGCAGGTAAGGGATGGCTTCAGGGCCAAAATCATGAATCTTTTCCGACACCTGCTTGAAAACCTCCAGGTCCGGGTCATCCACCAGGCTGACCAGGGCTTGCATTTCGCGGGTTTTGAGATTGCCTTCCATGGCCTTCAGGTTTATGAGGTGAGCCTTCCCAGCACCAGCTGAACCATCTTCTCAACCGACGCCTTGTAATCTTCACTGAATTGTTTCGTCACCCGGTTGGCAATAATGTCGCATATGGTAAGTACATGATGTCCCAGTGTTTTGCCCAGCCCAAACAGCGCAGAGGTCTCCATCTCAAAATTGGTGATCCGGTATTCGCCATATTGGAAACTCTCAATCCTTTCGTTCAGCTCGGGAAAGGCCAGGGGGATACGCAACTTCCTGCCCTGTGGGCCATAAAAGCCATTGGCAGTGGCCGTAATGCCTGCCGGCAGGTCATAAGCCAATTTCTGCAACAAGCGGTCAGATGATTTAACGATATAAGGATACGGCAGGCGTTCGTTCCAGCCGGTATGTTTCCTGAAAGCTTCGATGATCTCTGTTTCCAGGATCTTCTCATCATAGGCATAGAAATTAAGCAGTCCGTCAAATCCAAGTCCGTAAGCGGATGCCACAAATGTATCAACTTCAAGGTTGGGCTGCAGCCCGCCGGTCGTTCCCAGCCGGATGATATCCAGGGACGTATGCTCTTTCTTTACTTCCCTTTTCTCCAGGTCAAAATTAACAGCTGCATCCAGCTCATTGACCACAATGTCGATATTGTCCGTTCCGATACCGGTCGAAATAACGGTGATGCGTTTGCCGTTAAGCCAGCCCGTATGGGTCGTGAATTCGCGGTTGTCTTTCTTAACCTCGATCTTGTCAAAATGCTTGGAGATGACAGCCACACGCGATTGGTCACCCACGAGGATCACCGTGTCGGCAACGTCTTCCGGTTTGAGTTTTATATGATAAAGACTACCGTCGGGATTGATTATAAGTTCTGATTCCTGAAAATCTTTCATGGGTATATTATTTCTGGGAAATCGTGTCTTTGGACAAAAGACAAATGTATGAATAAATTGATTAAATACCTATTATTGCTAACTTCGCAGCCATAAATCCAGATACGGGAATGAATGCAGAGATCATCACCATCGGGGAAGAACTCCTGATCGGGCAGATTATCAATACCAATGCTTCGTGGATGGCCGAAAGGCTCAATGAAGCGGGTATGGTAGTGAGGCAAGTATCGGTGGTCACCGATAACGAAGCAGAGATTCACCGCATTCTTGCAGAAGCCCTCCAACGATCTGACCTGGTGCTGATGACGGGTGGGCTGGGTCCCACCCGCGATGACGTGACCAAACTGGCTTTGTGCAGGTTTTTCCAAACTGAATTGATACTCAGCGAGGAAGTCCTGGAAGATGTCAGGGCTCTTTTCGCCCGCCGCAACTATCCACTCACCAATCTCAACCGCCAACAGGCCATGGTACCTGCCTCTGCCCGGATCCTGCGCAACCCCAATGGCACAGCACCCGGACTATGGTTCGAACAAAGCGGAAAGATCTGCGTCGCCATGCCGGGCGTCCCCTATGAAATGAAAGCCATGGTCGAGGACAAGATCCTGCCCGAATTGAAGAAACGCAGGGAAGGGCAGTATATCCTCCACCGTACGGTCCTTACCCAGGGCGTTGGCGAATCCTTCCTGTCAGAGATCATTACCCGCTGGGAAGACAATTTGCCGTCCTTCATCAGGCTGGCTTACCTTCCCTCGCCCGGGATGGTCCGCCTCAGGATGAGCGCCACTGGCCCCAATGAAACAGCCCTGAAAGAAGCCCTGGATAAGGAAGAAAAAAAACTTGCGGACCTCATCCCCCAATATATCTGGGGCTATGACCGCGATACCCTTGAAGCAATCATAGGCCGTTTGCTCACCGAAAAGGGCCTGACCCTTGCGACCGCCGAGAGCTGCACCGGGGGTTTTCTGGCCCATAAGATCACCAGTGTGGCAGGCAGTAGCGCCTATTTCAGGGGAAGCATCATTGCCTATGCCAACGAAATCAAAAGACGCTTCCTTTGGGTGGATGACGAGCTCCTGGCCCGCTATGGTGCCGTAAGCCGTGAGGTCGTTGAGACGATGGCCCTGAACGGCTGCCAGGTGATGAGCAGCGACTTCTGCGTGGCCACCAGTGGCATTGCAGGCCCCACAGGCGGCACCCCCGAAAAACCCGTAGGAACGGTATGGATCGCCGTGGCCTTCCACGGCCAGGTCACCAGCAAGCTCTTGCACCTGGGCGACCAACGCGATCGCAACATTACCCGGGCCACCCTGGGCGCTTTGGCCCTGCTCAGGGAAAAGATCCTCCAGGTATAGTTCCTCCGAACAACCTGGTAAAAAGCAAAACCTGTTATTTTCTGATCTGGAAAACCTGTTCAGGATTTCCACAAAACATTGATTTTTATTTCAAAATCATAGTTTAACCGGTGTTTAACCGGTGTTTAACCAATTATAACCGGTTAAACACCGGTTAAACTACGGTTCAATTAAGAATTTCACAATAATGTATCCAGAGCGAAAAAATGCATCTG
Proteins encoded in this window:
- a CDS encoding nucleoside phosphorylase, whose protein sequence is MKDFQESELIINPDGSLYHIKLKPEDVADTVILVGDQSRVAVISKHFDKIEVKKDNREFTTHTGWLNGKRITVISTGIGTDNIDIVVNELDAAVNFDLEKREVKKEHTSLDIIRLGTTGGLQPNLEVDTFVASAYGLGFDGLLNFYAYDEKILETEIIEAFRKHTGWNERLPYPYIVKSSDRLLQKLAYDLPAGITATANGFYGPQGRKLRIPLAFPELNERIESFQYGEYRITNFEMETSALFGLGKTLGHHVLTICDIIANRVTKQFSEDYKASVEKMVQLVLGRLTS
- a CDS encoding thiamine pyrophosphate-dependent enzyme, whose protein sequence is MNIPFLKTDALPFCKGCGHDLIAKNTTKALEKLGFNPLDVIMVTDIGCHGIIDKCLNTHTIHGLHGRSSALGAGVTFGTEEPGKKVIVFIGDGGSTIGLQHLMEASRLNLNMTVVVHDNFLYGMTGGQTSGLTPHGFNTTTSREGNPFSGYDICALAHTAGASYVSRVMGIGDISDKLAVAFSTRGFSLVEVLEICPSYGMKLNPRRKLSEIAQSAGKEMGEWLNNRKPFIAHQGRKTDNLLEKVNPIAPSFKSYLKKTTSMILSGSAGEGVQLAASILAKAAMRSGLSITQKGSYPVTVGVGFSTAELNLSPEEVHFHGIAVPDMAVITSSDGLAHNKQRIAKMQGGYLFIDQSLEVPPTGAEVIRHDFRGMGARNASIFSVFFMALKTGIISTECLFLTIEAEGMGEKLPVAKIKEALVK
- a CDS encoding competence/damage-inducible protein A, producing the protein MNAEIITIGEELLIGQIINTNASWMAERLNEAGMVVRQVSVVTDNEAEIHRILAEALQRSDLVLMTGGLGPTRDDVTKLALCRFFQTELILSEEVLEDVRALFARRNYPLTNLNRQQAMVPASARILRNPNGTAPGLWFEQSGKICVAMPGVPYEMKAMVEDKILPELKKRREGQYILHRTVLTQGVGESFLSEIITRWEDNLPSFIRLAYLPSPGMVRLRMSATGPNETALKEALDKEEKKLADLIPQYIWGYDRDTLEAIIGRLLTEKGLTLATAESCTGGFLAHKITSVAGSSAYFRGSIIAYANEIKRRFLWVDDELLARYGAVSREVVETMALNGCQVMSSDFCVATSGIAGPTGGTPEKPVGTVWIAVAFHGQVTSKLLHLGDQRDRNITRATLGALALLREKILQV
- a CDS encoding transglutaminase-like domain-containing protein; amino-acid sequence: MEGNLKTREMQALVSLVDDPDLEVFKQVSEKIHDFGPEAIPYLQKAWENCFDPLVQSRIETLMHQIHFDHIILELEQTFEPGCKDLLSVWSILSRYEHPGLNEEDIQFELNQIRKDIWLELNDNLTALEQIKVFNHVFFDIHGFTGNIDNYHSAGNSFINQVLHSRKGNPLSLSVIYMLVAQGLDLPIYGVNLPEHFVLAYTGKAFDTETMRMEDHKVLFYINPFSRGMVFSSQEVEKFVEHLNLEPDPAYFEPCSNCEIILRMINNLVNAYETDGLKDKQREMEHLRAVLRKKIESA